In the Rutidosis leptorrhynchoides isolate AG116_Rl617_1_P2 unplaced genomic scaffold, CSIRO_AGI_Rlap_v1 contig500, whole genome shotgun sequence genome, one interval contains:
- the LOC139884100 gene encoding probable zinc transporter 10 translates to MATSLVKLYSIVFIILSILTTQALSSQCEEETSNSCNNKEKALSLKIIAIFTILASSIIGVCSPLFTRSIPALNPEKELFVIVKAFASGIILATGFMHVLPDSFDMLWSDCLKENPWHKFPFTGFVAMLSAIVTLMVDSMATSIYSKKFKGRSAGGGAITPENGEERDQEMAMESNFGHGHDHGHNHGKSLSGPDSQLMRNRVIAMVLELGIVVHSVVIGLSLGASINTCTIKGLVAALCFHQMFEGMGLGGCILQAEYKWIKKTVMVFFFSVTTPLGIAIGIGLSNTYKENSPTALVTVGLLNASSAGLLIYMALVDLLAVDFMGAKLQASIKLQFKSFIAVLLGAGLMSLMAKWA, encoded by the exons ATGGCAACTTCACTAGTGAAGTTATACTCTATAGTGTTTATCATCCTCTCTATTTTGACTACACAAGCTCTTTCATCACAATGTGAGGAAGAAACATCAAACAGTTGCAACAACAAAGAGAAAGCATTATCCCTCAAAATCATAGCCATTTTCACCATCCTTGCTTCTAGCATAATCGGAGTCTGTTCTCCTCTCTTCACTCGTTCCATTCCTGCCCTAAATCCTGAAAAAGAACTCTTCGTTATCGTTAAAGCTTTTGCATCAG GAATTATATTGGCGACTGGATTCATGCACGTACTACCGGATTCTTTCGACATGTTATGGTCTGATTGTTTGAAAGAGAATCCATGGCACAAGTTTCCTTTTACAGGTTTCGTGGCTATGTTGTCGGCGATAGTGACTTTGATGGTGGATTCAATGGCAACTAGTATTTATAGCAAGAAATTCAAGGGGAGATCAGCTGGTGGTGGCGCCATTACACCGGAAAATGGTGAGGAGAGAGATCAAGAAATGGCCATGGAATCTAATTTCGGACATGGCCATGATCATGGCCACAATCATGGAAAATCATTATCTGGTCCTGACTCTCAATTGATGCGAAACCGAGTTATTGCTATG GTATTGGAGCTAGGAATTGTAGTACATTCAGTGGTGATAGGATTATCCCTAGGAGCATCAATCAACACGTGCACAATAAAAGGTTTAGTGGCAGCTCTTTGCTTCCATCAAATGTTTGAAGGAATGGGGCTCGGAGGTTGTATTCTCCAGGCTGAGTACAAATGGATAAAGAAGACGGTCATGGTTTTCTTCTTCTCCGTCACGACACCCCTTGGGATTGCGATCGGGATTGGACTCTCAAACACTTACAAAGAGAATAGTCCAACTGCACTCGTCACTGTTGGCTTGTTGAATGCGTCGTCGGCCGGATTGTTGATTTACATGGCTCTCGTTGATCTCCTAGCTGTTGATTTCATGGGTGCTAAATTACAGGCTAGCATTAAACTCCAGTTTAAATCGTTTATTGCCGTTCTCTTGGGTGCTGGTCTCATGTCCCTCATGGCTAAATGGGCTTAA